A genomic region of Manihot esculenta cultivar AM560-2 chromosome 15, M.esculenta_v8, whole genome shotgun sequence contains the following coding sequences:
- the LOC110602530 gene encoding NADPH-dependent aldehyde reductase 1, chloroplastic — protein sequence MANPGFPPQPEQEGLQPGIEYIMHPLPQPLNPHYKPSNKLLGKVAVVTGGDSGIGRAVSLYYTLEGATVAFTYVKGREDEDKDHTLKMISELKVEGAKDPIAIPTDLSYEENCKRVVDEVIAEYGQIDILVNNAAEQYYTTNIEDVNETRLERLFRINVFSYFFMSRYALKYMKQGSCIINTTSLVAYAGNSKLLDYSSTKGAIVAFTRSLSLQLIEKGIRVNAVAPGPVWTPLEATSLPPHELAIFGSEVPMNRAAEPYEIAPAFVFLACNVCASYITGQVVHPNGGTIVNA from the exons ATGGCCAACCCCGGATTCCCACCGCAGCCTGAACAAGAGGGCCTGCAGCCTGGCATAGAATATATCATGCATCCACTTCCGCAACCCTTGAACCCTCACTACAAGCCCTCTAACAAGCTCCTC GGAAAAGTAGCTGTGGTGACAGGAGGCGACTCTGGTATTGGAAGAGCTGTATCTTTATATTATACTTTAGAAGGTGCAACTGTGGCCTTTACATATGTAAAAGGCCGAGAGGATGAGGACAAGGATCACACGCTTAAAATGATAAGCGAACTAAAAGTAGAAGGAGCAAAAGACCCTATTGCCATACCAACTGATCTTAGCTATGAAGAAAACTGCAAAAGGGTTGTTGATGAGGTTATCGCTGAATATGGACAGATTGATATTCTGGTGAATAATGCAGCTGAACAATATTACACTACCAACATTGAAGATGTCAATGAAACTAGACTTGAGAGGTTATTCAGAATCAACGTATTTAGTTACTTCTTCATGTCCAG GTATGCTTTAAAGTATATGAAGCAAGGAAGCTGTATCATCAACACCACATCTCTCGTCGCCTATGCTGGCAATTCAAAGTTGCTGGATTATAGCTCCACTAAAGGAGCCATTGTAGCATTCACTAGGAGTCTATCCCTGCAACTTATAGAAAAAGGCATTCGTGTCAATGCTGTGGCACCAGGTCCTGTATGGACACCATTGGAAGCAACTTCTCTACCTCCTCATGAGCTTGCAATCTTTGGAAGTGAGGTACCAATGAATAGGGCAGCAGAACCTTATGAGATCGCACCTGCTTTTGTATTTTTAGCTTGCAATGTATGCGCCTCCTACATTACTGGCCAAGTTGTGCATCCTAATG GTGGGACAATCGTAAATGCTTGA
- the LOC110602454 gene encoding E3 ubiquitin-protein ligase RHF1A isoform X2: MANFAPSSSAAAAATGCGSSSGAAIDDAFEDACSICLEPFTAQDPSTVTSCKHEYHLQCILEWSQRRKECPICWQLLVLKDPTCQELLAAVDTERCLRSRNTSSAASANLPHFHEDFDVEQDSYSDDSDFDEHIMQHLAAAAASRAHYLRRRERQRSSGQGHPRFLVFTSPTNIPTAQQSRSYAEECQDVYNGLSGANSQTSTCLMTSEPLPSAVPPVMNGVSSTSVNRDDIPSKPRVFFRRSPTASPRMPSEVSSFSESIKSKWVAASARYKESISKSTRGIKEKLLARNSSVKELSKGVQREMSAGIAGVARMIERLDLTPKRTGTSSPVSDLRPGASDLLKGKGMQENIVAWAPDRKSEEVAFATSLNASSHFSCTVPGQLEVLHAERGH; encoded by the exons ATGGCGAATTTCGCTCCCTCTTCTTCAGCTGCTGCTGCGGCCACTGGTTGTGGTTCTTCTTCGGGAGCAGCTATTGACGATGCATTCGAAGACGCTTGCAGTATTTGCCTCGAGCCTTTCACTGCGCAAGACCCTTCCACT GTCACTAGCTGCAAACATGAGTATCATCTTCAATGTATTCTTGAATG GTCACAGAGAAGGAAAGAGTGTCCAATCTGTTGGCAGCTTCTTGTCCTAAAGGATCCTACCTG CCAAGAACTTCTAGCTGCTGTTGATACTGAGAGGTGTTTGAGGTCAAGGAACACATCTTCTGCTGCATCTGCAAACCTACCTCATTTTCATGAGGATTTTGATGTAGAACAG GATTCCTACTCAGATGACTCAGATTTTGATGAGCATATTATGCAGCATCTAGCTGCTGCTGCTGCAAGCAGAGCTCATTACCTTCGCAGAAGGGAGAGGCAGAGATCATCAGGACAGGGTCATCCACGGTTTCTTGTCTTCACCTCACCTACAAATATACCTACTGCACAACAATCACGATCTTATGCAGAAGAATGCCAAGATGTATATAATGGGTTGTCAGGGGCCAATTCACAAACTTCAACTTGTCTCATGACATCAGAGCCTCTGCCATCTGCAGTCCCTCCTGTTATGAATGGGGTATCTAGCACTTCTGTCAACAGAGACGACATTCCTTCCAAACCCAG AGTTTTCTTTAGACGATCGCCAACTGCTTCTCCCCGAATGCCATCTGAGGTGTCATCTTTCTCAGAGTCCATTAAATCTAAATGGGTTGCGGCTTCAGCCAG ATACAAGGAATCAATCTCTAAAAGTACTCGAGGCATAAAGGAGAAGCTACTTGCTCGTAATAGTTCAGTTAAGGAGCTTAGCAAAGGAGTTCAGAGGGAGATGAGTGCAGGGATTGCTGGTGTTGCCCGAATGATTGAGCGGTTAGACCTTACCCCAAAAAGAACTGGAACCTCCAGTCCAGTTTCTGATTTGAGGCCAGGAGCATCAGACCTCTTGAAGGGTAAGGGCATGCAAGAGAATATTGTTGCTTGGGCACCTGACAGAAAAAGTGAGGAAGTTGCATTTGCTACAAGCTTGAATGCTTCTTCACATTTCTCCTGCACTGTCCCAGGTCAACTGGAAGTTCTCCATGCAGAG AGAGGTCATTGA
- the LOC110602454 gene encoding E3 ubiquitin-protein ligase RHF1A isoform X3 has product MHSKTLAVFASSLSLRKTLPLNRVSRFVHCFLFQVTSCKHEYHLQCILEWSQRRKECPICWQLLVLKDPTCQELLAAVDTERCLRSRNTSSAASANLPHFHEDFDVEQDSYSDDSDFDEHIMQHLAAAAASRAHYLRRRERQRSSGQGHPRFLVFTSPTNIPTAQQSRSYAEECQDVYNGLSGANSQTSTCLMTSEPLPSAVPPVMNGVSSTSVNRDDIPSKPRVFFRRSPTASPRMPSEVSSFSESIKSKWVAASARYKESISKSTRGIKEKLLARNSSVKELSKGVQREMSAGIAGVARMIERLDLTPKRTGTSSPVSDLRPGASDLLKGKGMQENIVAWAPDRKSEEVAFATSLNASSHFSCTVPGQLEVLHAEVQKP; this is encoded by the exons ATGCATTCGAAGACGCTTGCAGTATTTGCCTCGAGCCTTTCACTGCGCAAGACCCTTCCACT TAATAGAGTGTCAAGATTTGTACATTGTTTCTTATTTCAGGTCACTAGCTGCAAACATGAGTATCATCTTCAATGTATTCTTGAATG GTCACAGAGAAGGAAAGAGTGTCCAATCTGTTGGCAGCTTCTTGTCCTAAAGGATCCTACCTG CCAAGAACTTCTAGCTGCTGTTGATACTGAGAGGTGTTTGAGGTCAAGGAACACATCTTCTGCTGCATCTGCAAACCTACCTCATTTTCATGAGGATTTTGATGTAGAACAG GATTCCTACTCAGATGACTCAGATTTTGATGAGCATATTATGCAGCATCTAGCTGCTGCTGCTGCAAGCAGAGCTCATTACCTTCGCAGAAGGGAGAGGCAGAGATCATCAGGACAGGGTCATCCACGGTTTCTTGTCTTCACCTCACCTACAAATATACCTACTGCACAACAATCACGATCTTATGCAGAAGAATGCCAAGATGTATATAATGGGTTGTCAGGGGCCAATTCACAAACTTCAACTTGTCTCATGACATCAGAGCCTCTGCCATCTGCAGTCCCTCCTGTTATGAATGGGGTATCTAGCACTTCTGTCAACAGAGACGACATTCCTTCCAAACCCAG AGTTTTCTTTAGACGATCGCCAACTGCTTCTCCCCGAATGCCATCTGAGGTGTCATCTTTCTCAGAGTCCATTAAATCTAAATGGGTTGCGGCTTCAGCCAG ATACAAGGAATCAATCTCTAAAAGTACTCGAGGCATAAAGGAGAAGCTACTTGCTCGTAATAGTTCAGTTAAGGAGCTTAGCAAAGGAGTTCAGAGGGAGATGAGTGCAGGGATTGCTGGTGTTGCCCGAATGATTGAGCGGTTAGACCTTACCCCAAAAAGAACTGGAACCTCCAGTCCAGTTTCTGATTTGAGGCCAGGAGCATCAGACCTCTTGAAGGGTAAGGGCATGCAAGAGAATATTGTTGCTTGGGCACCTGACAGAAAAAGTGAGGAAGTTGCATTTGCTACAAGCTTGAATGCTTCTTCACATTTCTCCTGCACTGTCCCAGGTCAACTGGAAGTTCTCCATGCAGAGGTTCAGAAACCTTAA
- the LOC110602454 gene encoding E3 ubiquitin-protein ligase RHF1A isoform X1: MANFAPSSSAAAAATGCGSSSGAAIDDAFEDACSICLEPFTAQDPSTVTSCKHEYHLQCILEWSQRRKECPICWQLLVLKDPTCQELLAAVDTERCLRSRNTSSAASANLPHFHEDFDVEQDSYSDDSDFDEHIMQHLAAAAASRAHYLRRRERQRSSGQGHPRFLVFTSPTNIPTAQQSRSYAEECQDVYNGLSGANSQTSTCLMTSEPLPSAVPPVMNGVSSTSVNRDDIPSKPRVFFRRSPTASPRMPSEVSSFSESIKSKWVAASARYKESISKSTRGIKEKLLARNSSVKELSKGVQREMSAGIAGVARMIERLDLTPKRTGTSSPVSDLRPGASDLLKGKGMQENIVAWAPDRKSEEVAFATSLNASSHFSCTVPGQLEVLHAEVQKP; this comes from the exons ATGGCGAATTTCGCTCCCTCTTCTTCAGCTGCTGCTGCGGCCACTGGTTGTGGTTCTTCTTCGGGAGCAGCTATTGACGATGCATTCGAAGACGCTTGCAGTATTTGCCTCGAGCCTTTCACTGCGCAAGACCCTTCCACT GTCACTAGCTGCAAACATGAGTATCATCTTCAATGTATTCTTGAATG GTCACAGAGAAGGAAAGAGTGTCCAATCTGTTGGCAGCTTCTTGTCCTAAAGGATCCTACCTG CCAAGAACTTCTAGCTGCTGTTGATACTGAGAGGTGTTTGAGGTCAAGGAACACATCTTCTGCTGCATCTGCAAACCTACCTCATTTTCATGAGGATTTTGATGTAGAACAG GATTCCTACTCAGATGACTCAGATTTTGATGAGCATATTATGCAGCATCTAGCTGCTGCTGCTGCAAGCAGAGCTCATTACCTTCGCAGAAGGGAGAGGCAGAGATCATCAGGACAGGGTCATCCACGGTTTCTTGTCTTCACCTCACCTACAAATATACCTACTGCACAACAATCACGATCTTATGCAGAAGAATGCCAAGATGTATATAATGGGTTGTCAGGGGCCAATTCACAAACTTCAACTTGTCTCATGACATCAGAGCCTCTGCCATCTGCAGTCCCTCCTGTTATGAATGGGGTATCTAGCACTTCTGTCAACAGAGACGACATTCCTTCCAAACCCAG AGTTTTCTTTAGACGATCGCCAACTGCTTCTCCCCGAATGCCATCTGAGGTGTCATCTTTCTCAGAGTCCATTAAATCTAAATGGGTTGCGGCTTCAGCCAG ATACAAGGAATCAATCTCTAAAAGTACTCGAGGCATAAAGGAGAAGCTACTTGCTCGTAATAGTTCAGTTAAGGAGCTTAGCAAAGGAGTTCAGAGGGAGATGAGTGCAGGGATTGCTGGTGTTGCCCGAATGATTGAGCGGTTAGACCTTACCCCAAAAAGAACTGGAACCTCCAGTCCAGTTTCTGATTTGAGGCCAGGAGCATCAGACCTCTTGAAGGGTAAGGGCATGCAAGAGAATATTGTTGCTTGGGCACCTGACAGAAAAAGTGAGGAAGTTGCATTTGCTACAAGCTTGAATGCTTCTTCACATTTCTCCTGCACTGTCCCAGGTCAACTGGAAGTTCTCCATGCAGAGGTTCAGAAACCTTAA
- the LOC110600907 gene encoding glucose-1-phosphate adenylyltransferase large subunit 3, chloroplastic/amyloplastic, translating into MAVSADCRFSLSAAGQLHVAVGLAGRNSRLLQYANGELMGNKIKLSRLHHQRAGSKSIKQQVSMSLATNIAGESKLRDLEMENRDPRTVAAVILGGGAGTRLFPLTKRRAKPAVPIGGAYRLIDVPMSNCINSGINKVYILTQFNSQSLNRHLARAYNFGNGVNFGDGYVEVLAATQTPGEEGKSWFQGTADAVRQFHWLFEDARSKTIEDVLILSGDHLYRMDYMEFVQNHRQSGADITISCLPMDDSRASDFGLMKIDSKGRVLSFSEKPKGDDLRAMAVDTTVLGLSKDEAQKKPYIASMGVYVFKKDILLNLLRWRFPTANDFGSEIIPASAKEFYTKAYLFNDYWEDIGTIRSFFEANLALTKHPPRFSFYDAAKPMYTSRRNLPPTKIDNSKLVDSIISHGSFLTNCLIEHSVIGIRSRINSNVHLKDTVMLGADFYETDAEVTALLAEGRVPVGIGENTRIRECIIDKNARIGKNVVIANSEGVQEADRSSQGFYIRSGVTVILKNSIIEDEFVI; encoded by the exons ATGGCAGTATCAGCAGATTGTCGgttctccctctcggctgccgGCCAGCTACATGTGGCGGTTGGATTAGCAGGGAGGAACTCGAGACTTTTGCAATATGCTAATGGAGAGTTAATGGGAAACAAGATCAAGCTAAGCCGATTACATCATCAAAGAGCTGGCAGTAAGAGTATTAAGCAGCAGGTTTCCATGTCTCTTGCTACTAATATAGCTGGCGAATCCAAG TTGAGGGACCTAGAAATGGAAAACAGGGACCCAAGGACGGTTGCGGCAGTTATATTGGGAGGAGGCGCAGGTACTCGTCTTTTCCCTCTCACCAAGCGCCGAGCCAAACCTGCT GTGCCAATTGGAGGTGCATACAGGCTGATAGACGTGCCAATGAGCAACTGCATCAACAGTGGAATTAACAAAGTCTACATTCTCACTCAATTTAACTCACAATCACTCAACCGGCATCTCGCTCGTGCTTATAACTTCGGCAATGGTGTCAATTTTGGAGACGGCTATGTAGAG GTTCTGGCAGCCACTCAAACTCCTGGTGAGGAAGGCAAAAGTTGGTTCCAGGGTACTGCTGATGCTGTTAGACAGTTCCATTGGCTTTTCGAG GATGCAAGAAGCAAAACGATTGAGGATGTGCTGATATTATCTGGAGATCACCTATATCGAATGGACTATATGGAATTTGTACAG AATCATAGGCAGAGTGGTGCAGATATCACCATTTCTTGTTTGCCAATGGATGACAG TCGAGCCTCAGACTTTGGTCTGATGAAGATAGACAGCAAGGGGAGAGTCCTTTCTTTCAGTGAGAAACCTAAAGGGGATGACTTAAGGGCGATG GCAGTTGACACAACAGTACTGGGGCTCTCAAAGGATGAGGCTCAAAAGAAGCCGTACATTGCTTCAATGGGAGTGTATGTCTTCAAGAAGGATATACTTCTTAACCTTTTAAG ATGGCGTTTCCCAACTGCAAATGACTTTGGATCCGAGATAATCCCAGCCTCAGCAAAAGAATTTTATACTAAG GCTTATCTCTTCAATGATTATTGGGAAGACATAGGAACTATCAGATCCTTTTTTGAGGCTAACCTTGCCCTTACCAAGCAC CCACCAAGGTTTAGTTTCTATGATGCAGCAAAGCCAATGTACACGTCAAGAAGAAATCTGCCACCAACAAAGATTGATAATAGCAAG CTCGTGGACTCAATCATATCTCATGGAAGTTTCTTAACCAACTGCCTCATAGAACATAGCGTCATCGGTATCAGATCACGAATAAACTCTAATGTCCACTTAAAG GATACAGTGATGCTCGGTGCTGACTTCTACGAAACTGATGCTGAAGTGACAGCACTGCTAGCTGAAGGAAGAGTACCAGTTGGAATAGGAGAAAATACAAGAATCAG GGAATGCATCATTGACAAGAATGCTAGAATAGGGAAGAACGTTGTGATTGCTAACTCAGAG GGCGTACAAGAGGCTGATAGATCTTCACAAGGCTTTTACATTCGTTCTGGTGTTACCGTCAtcttaaaaaattcaatcaTTGAAGATGAATTTGTGATATAA
- the LOC110601720 gene encoding uncharacterized GPI-anchored protein At3g06035 gives MAFSRLRLLLPFLLCSILFISHPVICDEEDTLLSGINSYRQSLNLNTLMKNDNAECFAEEVADQFKSQPCTNSTGSNTVPGTEPQIPKYESLLAKCHLNISNTKDGSVMPACVPNLDPSLVLTNFTQTLYSGNLNDTKYTGAGIGSDGNWIVVVLTTNTSEGSFETYNAASLTTKIGHISHLLFLLMASLFLL, from the exons ATGGCATTCTCAAGACTCCGTCTTCTTCTCCCATTCTTGCTCTGCTCCATTCTTTTTATCAGTCATCCAGTCATTTGTGACG AGGAGGATACACTTCTTTCAGGCATTAACAGCTACAGGCAGTCATTGAATTTGAATACCCTTATGAAGAATGATAATGCAGAATGCTTTGCTGAGGAAGTAGCTGATCAATTTAAGAGTCAGCCTTGTACAAACAGCACGGGCTCCAATACAGTGCCAGGCACTGAACCTCAGATCCCCAAATATGAAAGTCTTTTGGCTAAATGTCATTTGAATATCTCCAACACAAAGGATGGATCTGTAATGCCTGCTTGTGTTCCCAACTTGGATCCCAGTCTTGTACTCACGAACTTTACACAGACCCTATACTCAGGAAATCTCAACGACACTAAGTATACTGGAGCGGGAATCGGTTCTGATGGAAACTGGATTGTTGTGGTTCTGACTACTAATACATCTGAAGGAAGCTTTGAGACTTACAATGCAGCCAGCCTGACAACCAAGATTGGTCATATATCTCACTTACTGTTTTTGCTGATGGCTTCTCTCTTCTTGTTGTAA